The sequence below is a genomic window from Sphingobacterium sp. ML3W.
TTTCAAATAACAAGGAGAAAATTTAAATGAATATTTAGAAAGAATCACATGATTTATAAAACAGACGACGAAATCGAATTAATGGAAATAAGTGCCAAATTGACGAGCGGCACCTTGGCTGCTATAGCCGCGATCATCAAACCGGGTATGTCAACCCTTGATATTGATAGATATGCGAATGAATTTATTCGTGACCATGGAGCGCTTCCTTCCTTTCATAACTTTGGCGGATTCCCTTTCCATATTTGTGCTTCTGTCAATGATGCCATTGTACATGGCTTTCCAAATCATCAGCCCTTAAAAGAAGGTGATATCGTTTCCATAGATGTAGGGGCTTATAAAAATGGATTTCATGGTGATCAGGCTTATACATTTATCATTGGTGACGTTGCTGAAGAGTTAATCCAATTGGTTAAGATAACAAAGGAATCATTGGCAAAAGGAATTGCGCAAGCTATACATGGTAATAGAATAGGGGATATAGGCTATGCTATCGAATCTCATATTGTTCCTTATGGATATGGTTTAGTTAGGGAACTGGTTGGTCATGGCTTAGGTCGTGAATTGCATGAAGGACCTGATATCCCTAACTATGGACAGCGAGGTAAAGGTAAAATGTTGAAGGAAAATCTGGTGATCGCTATTGAACCGATGATTAATTTAGGAACGGAAGATAATTATACTGATGAAGATGGCTGGACTATTCGAACTGCCGATGGTAAACCTTCCGTTCATTTTGAACAGGACGTATGCATAAAGAAAAATGTACCCATGATCTTAACAGATATCGAAATTATTGAAAAATCCGAAAAAGCTAATGATAATTTGAATTCTTCTTACTACTAATAACACCCATATGTTCTGTTGAAGTCTAAAATTGATGTTAACTTTTAAGAACAGGAATTACCAATATCCTTTTTTTGATTTGTGCTGATTTCATTTTTTGTAGTAGTATAGGTATACTTTATTAAGGCGCTCATGTATCAGTTGTTAATCTGTTGAGAACACATGAATTAACAGTGAAAAACTTGAATATAAATTGTTAGATTTGAATAGGAACTAACACTGAACCGTTATTGCTCTCATACTTTATGAGACCCAATTACTGAATAAGGCCTATACTAAGTTTTACTATGGATGCATATGCTAATGTGATTATTACTACTAATCGAGGAATGATGAGAAATTGGCTATTCGCCTCCCTGTTTTTATATGGTCTGATGCTACAGGGATGTATTAAGGATGCTCCACTAAATCCGGAAGCAGATATCGAAACCGTTGTAGTTGATCCACATTTGTTGACAGGTAATATCTTTGTCGATCAGGTAAATCGGACAATAACTCTTAATCTAACCAACGAAGCTTATGAGTCGGGCATATCGCCACTATTGATTTTATCTAAGGGAGCATCTGTAAAACCTGCTAGTGGTACCCTAATCAAGTTTGATGCTGATCAAGATGTTGTATATGATGTCACATCCGAGTCGGGTGAAAATACGAAACGTTATACGGTTAAAGTCGTAAACATCGGGCATTGGGATTTTGCCTTTGAAAATTGGAAAAGTCACTCAACCGATAAATATGAATATCCTGTAGATGAGGATGGGTTACAGCTTTGGTCTTCGGGTAATGCTGGAGTTGCCCTTTCTGGAGTACCTGCACGTAGTGATGCGTATCCTACGCGATCGACAACGGATGGTTATCTGGGTACAAAAGCAGCCGAGTTGGTCACTATCAAAGGAACTCCATTGTCGGAGCTCATTGGTATACGATTGTACGCTGGGTCCTTATTTTTAGGGAATTTCAATGCCTCACAAGCAATGCTCAACCCCCTTAAAGCGACAGAATTTGGAGTACCCTATAAAGGTTTACCTAAATCGTTTACGGGGTACTATAAATATAGTGCTGGACCAGATTTTATCAATAAAGCGGGACAGATACAACCAGGTGTTAAAGATAAATGTGCTATATATGCTGTTTTGTTCAATGGTCCGGATAGACTCAATGCCACTAATATCATGACCTCTGATCAGGTGATTGCAATGGCCGAGCTTCGGGATGGTTCTGATAAAGCAAATTTTACACGATTTGATATTCCTTTTGTTTATAAACAGCAGGCTGTTATTAGTAAAAATTTGATGATGGCGATTGTGACGTCTTCCAGTGCTGAAGGTGATCAATATAGAGGAGCTATAGGATCTCGACTGGTTGTGGATAGTTTAAGTATTGTACCTCTATTATGAAGAAATATATAGCAATATCCATGTTTTGTTGTTCAATAGCATTTTCAAGTATGCTAAATGCACAGGAAATACAACCGAAATTTAAATATAATAATATTAAACATGCCTTTACTTTAGGATATAATATTGGCGCTACAGCTCCTTTTTCCTTACCGAATACGATTCGGGAAATCAAGAGCTATGCTCCGTTATTCACACCATCTTTTGGCTACCAAGCAACCTATGATCTTTCTTCAAAGTGGTTGATGGGAGTAGGATTTCGGGTGGATGTTAAAGGCATGAAAGTTACAGATAGTGTTCAGTATTTTCATACCATCATTTCTGTGGATAATGGAAATGGTGAACTTGGGTCATTCGAAGGTGATTTTACTGGGACAAATGCGACAATATCTAGAAATGTATATTTAACCTTACCTATTTTTGCAGGTTATCGTCAAGGAGAATGGGATTTTAAGTTCGGAATGTATTTCGCTTACTTATTGTCTGCTGAATTTAAAGGAACGGTCTCTGAAGGTTATATTAGGAAAGGAAACTCATTAGGTGAAAAAGTTTTGATTGAGCGTGCAGACTTTGATTTTTCGCGTGAGGTAAGGTCATTTGATCTTGGTGCTCATGTTGGTGTTTCGAGACATTTTGGCAAACGTTGGGAGGCTGATTTGACTGGACAGCTAGGTTTCAATCCTGTTTTTCCTTCATCTTTTCGAGGAGTAGGTTATAATTTACATAATATGTACTTAACGCTTGGGGTGGCCTATCAGATTTGGTAAGTGATAAACAGGTGGAGTAAGGAGTCAATGTGCTTATTTTAAACAAGTTTACAAACCCTATAAACGAATAAAGCCCAACTTTTCAGTTGGGCTTTATTATTTGTTGGCGGAGAGAGAGGGATTCGAACCCTCGGTACCGTTAAGTACACACGCTTTCCAAGCGTGCTCGATCGACCACTCTGACATCTCTCCGTAGTCTGTTGGCAAAAATAGAAGTATAATTCTATTTTCCAAAACAATTTTCATTAAAATGTGTTATTTCCGCATTAATAAAAAAAACTACCTTTACTCAAGGTGTTTGAAATTAGAAAATTATGGTCAACAAAAAATTATGGTCAATATTGCCGATTGCCAGTCTAGTGTTTGGTTGTCAATCCAATAATAGTTCGGTTCAACATAAAACAGATCGAACAGTATTCTTAGATGTATCTGGTATGGATACGACTGTACATCCTGGAGATAACTTCTTTATGTATGCTAATGGACAATGGTTGAATAAAACAGTCATTCCTCCTTCGGAGTCCGGTTGGGGGTCATTTTATACTTTGAATGATGAGAATTTACAAAAACTTCATGGTATTTTAGAAAAGGCTGCGCAATCCAATAGCAAGAAAGGTACAGACCAACAAAAAGTAGGTGATTTCTATACCAGTGGAATGGATACGCTTACAATAGAAAAATTAGGTGTTTCACCTATTGCAGCGTTATTGGAAAAGATTGATGGATTAAAATCAATCGAGGAGCTGATTGCTTATAGTGCTGATGGGTTTAGAGATGGGGACGGGGATTTATTCTCTTTTTATATCGCTGCAGATGAGCGGATGAGTAATAAGAATGCTGCGACTTTTGTGCAGGGGGGGCTTAATCTTCCTGAAGCAAGCTATTATCTAGATCAGGATGATAAAGCAAAGAAAATACGCGAAGCATATATGAATTACCTGAGTAAATTATTTGCTTTGGCAGGTAAACAGGCTACTGCCAAAGCTGATGCTGAGTCTGTCTTGAAGATAGAAACTGCAATTGCTAAATCTCATTTGAGCCCAGTGGAGTTACGAGATCCCATTAAGAACTACAATAAAGTTGCAGTAACGACTTTTCAAAAAGAAACTCCAAATCTCAATTGGAGCGATATTCTGAAAAGATTATCTATTAAAACAGATACCTTACTGGTGCAACAACCTAAATTTTATGTAGCCCTTAATAATTTATTGAAATCCGAACCATTGGATACTTGGAAGCTTAAGTTGAAGGCTGATTTACTAAACTCTTCTGCATCAGCATTGACAAAAGATTTCCGTGATGCTCGATTTGAACTGTATGGTAAAACTTTACAGGGACAAAAGGAGCAAAAAGAACGGTGGAAACTCATGGTGAGTACGGTGGATAATAACTTAGGTGAAGTAATCGGGAAATTATTTACTGAGGAATATTTTAAACCCGAGGCTAAGAAAAGAATGCTTGAGTTGGTCAATAATCTTGAAATCTCCTATCGTGACCGTATTGAAAAGTTAGATTGGATGACTGCAGAAACAAAGAAAAAGGCGATAGAAAAACTGCAAGCTTTCACGAAAAAAATTGGATATCCCGATAAGTGGAAAGATTATTCTGATGTAGAGGTCAATAAAGATACCTACTATGCTAACTTACAATCAGCTTCCCGTCATGCATATAAGGAGATGATTGACAAAATGGGTAAACCTGTAGATAAGACAGAGTGGTTGATGACAACACCGACTGTCAATGCCTACTATAATCCGCCATATAATGAAATCGTATTTCCTGCCGGAATACTTCAGTTCCCATTCTTCGATGCCAATGCAGATGATGCCATTAATTATGGCGCTATTGGGGCAGTGATAGGGCATGAAATGACGCACGGTTTTGATGATCAAGGTCGTCAATACGATAAAGAGGGAAATCTTAAAGATTGGTGGACACCAGAAGATGCGACAAAGTTCACAACAAAAGCTAATCAAGTTGCAGCGTTATATAATAGTTTTACTTTGCTTGATAATCAACATGTCAATGGGCAACTGACCCTAGGTGAAAATTTAGCTGATATTGGTGGTTTGAGTATCGCATTCGATGCTTTTAAAAAGACAAAGCAAGGGCAGGAGTTAAATAAAATAGATGGTTTTACACCTGATCAGCGTTTCTTTTTGAGTTTTGCACAAGTTTGGCGGATTAAAAATAGTGATGAAAGAATGCAAATGCGCTTGAAGGTGGATCCACATAGTCCCGAAGAGTTTCGTGTGAACGGTCCGGTGTATAATATGGATGCTTTTTATCAAGCATTTAATATTCCTAATACGGCTAAAATGTATGTAGCACCTGAGAAACGCGTTTCAGTTTGGTAGTGGTAAAATAAAAGTGTAATATATTTTAAAAAGTGAATAATAATTGCTATTTTTGCCGTTCATTAACAATAAACACATTTAATTAATTTATTAACAATGTACGCAATAGTAAATATAGCAGGACAGCAATTCAAGGTTGCAAAAGACCAATTTCTTTTTGTGCACCGCTTACAAGGAGAAGAAGGCGCTAGTATTGAATTTGACAATGTATTGTTAGCAGAAGATGGTGGTAAGTTCACAATCGGTACTCCGAACGTGGCTGGTGCTAAAATTTCGGCTAAAATTTTGTCTCATTTAAAAGGTGATAAAGTTATCGTTTTCAAGAAAAAACGTCGTAAAGGCTACAAAAAGAAAAACGGTCACCGTCAACAATTCACTAAAATCCAGATTACTGGTATTACATTATAATTGAATTTTTAATCAGACATTAGTCTTAAATTGAGATAAAAAAATGGCACATAAAAAAGGTGCGGGTAGTTCCAAGAACGGCCGTGAGTCACATTCGAAACGTTTGGGTATCAAAATCTTCGGTGGTCAAGCTGCTATCGCAGGTAACATCATTGTTCGCCAGCGTGGTACTAAACACAATCCTGACTTAAATGTTGGTATTGGTAAAGATCATACGTTGTTCGCTTTAATTGATGGTAAAGTAGTTTTCCGTAAAAAAGCAAACAACAAATCTTATGTTTCTGTAGTTCCTGCAGAGCAAGCGTAAGTTTTGCTACACAATATTTGTAAAGGCGTTAAGTTTACTTAACGCCTTTTTTTGTTTTAAACCTTAAGTATAAGCTCATTATTATTCTTTATCGTAATTATTTGTGCGAGAATACGAGTTTGGTACAATTTTATACGCTAATAACAGTTTATAGATTATATTAAACGTTCATGATATCGAAAAGTCTATCCTATAGTATTCCAGCAGTCGTACTCTTGCTATTATCATCTTGTAGTTCTATGTATATGCCTAATGTACCAGCAGCGCCAATGTTTAAAGATGCGGGTGAAGTATATGTTTCTGGGAATATCAATTTGAAAGGTAATGTCTCGGCCAGTGGAGGTGTGGCCCTTTCCGATCATATTGGGATTATTGCAAATGGTTCTTACATTGATAGGAAAGATAGTCCAACAGATTTTTCTCAAAAAATGGGAGAGTTTGGGATTGGTTATTTCAAGAGTTTTGGACAACACCGCAATCGTGTTTTTGAAGTATATGCTGGTTATGGTTTAGGAGTTGCCAATGAAGTGGACACGCGAACCTCAACTGCAGGGCCTGCAGTAATTGAAAGGCGCGATATGGATTTTGATAAAATATTCGTCCAAGTCAATTACTCTTCTACAAAACGAGAGAAAATTCGTTTATTTGGCGGAGATCGTGCGCTGAATTATGGTACTATTTTAAGATTGTCGCATGTAAATATGACCGATTTTAAAATTGATCAACTAGATGCTCATAGAGAACGTAATGTCTTGATAGAGCCTGTTTTTTATACACGTATGGAAGTTGGACGTGGCTGGCAGATCCAATACATGACAGGTATGAACTTTGGCTTGATGAGTAATGATTATTTAAAGGCAGGGCATCCCATCAATAGTTTGGGGATTCTTTATAAATTTGGAGGGAAAAATTAAATCATGATAAACGTATTGAAAAAGAATTGGCTATACGCATTGATGAGTATAGCATTATTGAGCAGTTGTGACATTAGTCGGCAAAAAGCTCAAATTGAAAATCTTGGTAAATGTAAATTCGATATACAATCTGTTGATAGTATTCGTGTGGCGGGTACCTCTATTCAAAAAATAGTTAAGGCCGATGGTATTGACTTGTCAGCATTGCCAAGTGTCGCTTTAGGTATGTTACGCAAAAACATCCCTTTAGATGCGGTCATTCGTTTGAAAATCGAGAATCCAACGTTAAAAAAAGCTGCTATTAATCAATTTCAATATATTATTCTTTTTGAGAAAAAACAATTGGCAGAAGGGATTGTCAATCAGTCGATTTCATTAGAGCCGGGAGAATCTACAATAGCTTCGGTACGATTGAATACCAATATATATGAATTAATCAATAATGGTGATTTAGCAGGTTTTATTGGTTCCAGTTCAAACACTAAAAAGGGATTATTCACGATAAAGATAAAACCATCTATTAATATTGCGGGTAAGTCGATTTTTTATCCGGGTTATATTACTATTGATAAAGAAGTGAGTCGCAATATTTTACTGTAACCAACAAAAGCATTATATAAACAAGGCTTGTAAAACTTTGTTTTACAAGCCTTGTTTTTTTTGTAAAACGGTAATATTCATCTTTTGTAATAAAAAAGTTATGATACTTATTGTTTAAAATACACAATCAAATTAATATCTTAGACAAATAATATGACTGGATTAGTGATGGTGGGAAGACCAATTATTTATAGAAAAAAATAGAAATGCGTAAAAGTTTACTTGCTCTTATCTTGTTAGGATTCTCTAGCACGTCGTTTGCACAGCAAAAAGTGGAAAGCTATGTACAAGAAATAAAGGGTACAAAATTGAAATTTGACATGATTGCAATTCCAGCAGGCGTGTATAAGCAAGGCGGTACTGTTAAAGCGGATGAAGCACCCATTCATGATGTTAAAATAGCTCCCTTTTGGATGGGTAAATATGAAGTTACCTGGAATTTGTTTGAACCATTCCTATATAAAGATTATGAGGTTACGCAAAGTTTAGATGGGAAGATCACACCTGAAGTAGATGCAGTCACGCGTCCTACAAAACCATATTTGGACATGACATTTGGCATGGGTAAAGAGGGGCACCCTGCTTTGGCGATGACACATTATAATGCGATTCAGTTTTGCAAATGGTTGTACGTTCGTACCGGTGAGTTTTATAGACTTCCAACAGAGGCTGAGTGGGAATATGCTTGTCGTGCTGGAAGCGATAAGGCTTATGGTTTTGGAGATGATGCTGCACAACTGGACCAATATGCATGGCATAAAGGAAATAGTGAGGGGGCTACACACTTAGTTGGTACCAAGAAACCCAATGCATGGGGATTGTTTGATATGCATGGAAATGTATCTGAATGGACATTCGATCAATATATAGAAGATTATTACAAACAGTTTGATGGCAAAGTGGCGGATAATCCTGTTGCAGTACCTACGACATTATATCCAAACAGTGTAAGAGGAGGTTCTTTTGACAGTGAAGCTGTAGATTTACGAAGTGCTGCACGATTGGCTTCAGATCCGTATTGGAAACAGTTAGATCCGCAAATCCCTAAAAGCAACTGGTGGTTTCCTGAAGCACCATTCGTGGGTATGCGTTTAGTAAGACCCGTTACTCCTCCTTCGCATGAGGAAATTATGGCCTATTATGATAAGGCCCCAATTAAAGATTACTAATTATAACCTTAATACCTAAAATATGGAAAAATTTGAACGTCGTGATTTTTTAAAAACGACAGCAGCTATCGCAGGCGGAACAGTTTTAAGTTCAATGCCTTTAGCAGGAGCATTCGCAGCAGGAAGTGATGTGATCAAAGTCGCATTGATCGGTTGTGGTGGTCGTGGTACAGGGGCTACATTTGATGCCTTAAATTCGGGTTTCAATATTAAAGTAGTGGCATTAGCCGATGCTTTCAAAGATAATTTGGATAGCACTTATAAAACATTAAAAGATAAATGGCAGGATAAGATCGATGTGCCTGAACAACATAAGTTCGTTGGATTTGATGCTTATAAAGAAGCAATTAAATTGGCCGATGTCGTTATTTTAACAACGCCTCCAGGTTTCCGTCCTATTCATTTTGAAGAAGCTGTACGTCAAGGAAAGCATGTTTTTATGGAAAAAGCAGTTGCAGTAGACGTACCGGGTGTTCGTCGTATATTAGCGGCAGCAGAAATCGCAAAGCAAAAAAAGTTAAATGTTGTCGTTGGACTTCAAAGAAGGTACCAATTCAATTATAAAGAAGGGATTCAACGCATCCATGATGGTGCTATCGGTGATGTAGTCGCGGGACAAGTTTACTGGAATAGTGGTGGCGTATGGGTGAGACCACGTAAACCAGGGCAAACCGAAATGGAATATCAGATGCGTAACTGGTATTATTTTAATTGGTTATGTGGTGACCATATCGTAGAGCAACACGTTCATAATATTGATATTGCCAATTGGGTGAAAGGTGCATATCCCATCCGTATCCAAGGTACAGGAAGCCGTGCGCATAGAACAGGTAAAGAATATGGTGAAATCTACGATAATTTTGCATTGGAGCTTACTTATGCAGACAACTCGGTGGTCTATAGTCAGTGTGCCCATTTTGAAGGAGTAACAAATCGTGTTGACGAGCAGTTTCAGGCAACTAAAGGCAGAGCATATTTTTCGGCAAATGGTCAAGCGGTATTATGGGATGCAAAAGGGAATGAAGTTTATAGACATGATCCTAAAGGAAATCCAAATCCTTACCAACAAGAGCATAAAGAATTATTTGAAGCAGTATCAAAAGGTGAATACAAATTTGCTAATGCAGAATATGGTGCTTATAGTTCTTTGACGGGTATTCTAGGACGTATTGCCTGTTATACAGGTAAAGTTGTCAAATGGGATGCTGCAATCAAATCTGAAATAGATTTGATGCCGACAAATTATGCATGGGATGCTTTACCGAAGATATTACCAAATGAAGAAGGTTTCTACCCAGTAGCTATACCAGGTCAGAATACAAATTTATACATTTAATAAGAGGATACATTCATGTATTTCAAATCATGGATACTGCTCTCAATTAGTTTTTTTGGTTTGTGCAGCTTAACTGCTGCACGAACTGAACAAACTTCTTATTCTCCAAAATCTCTCCAAAAAATTATCTTATCAGGACCTGCACAGGGGACATCTTATCATATTACTTACTTTGACTACAGCGAAACAGTTTCGAAAAGTGATATTGATAGTATCTTGAAATCTATTGATTTATCGATGTCGATTTACCATAGAGAGTCGACAATCAATAAATTCAATAATCACAATGGCGGCCCTATAAAACTTGATCCTCATTTTCAAAAAGTAATGCAGGCATCTATTTATTATAACCGGATTACGAATGGTATTTTCGACATTACTGTAGCTCCTCTTGTTCAATTGTGGGGGTTTGGCCCTAAGCAAATAAAAAAGTTTCCCGATTCTACTGAAATAGCGACGACTTTGCTGTCCGTCGGGATGGATAAATTGATATGGAAGGCTCCTTACCTAGACAAAAATAACTCAACTGTCAGTATTGATGTCAATGGCATCGCACAAGGTTATTCGGTAGATGTTTTAGCCGAATTTTTAGAACGTAAGGATATTAAAAATTACATCGTTGAGTTGGGAGGGGAAATGCGCATAAAAGGAAAGAATTTAGAGGGTGATTATTTTAAAATCGGTATTGAAAGACCGACTTCAGATGATAATCAACATTTGAAAACTGAGGTGGTATCGATTAAATCTGGGGCATTGACCACAGCAGGGAATTTTGAGAAGTTCATGATGAATGGACAACAGAAAATCAGTCACCATGTTAATCCGTTGACAGGATATATGTTTTCAAGCCCAATAGTCAGTGTCACTGTTTATGCTAAAACCGCAATGGAAGCTGATGCACTTGATAATTATTTTATGGCATTGACAGCAGATGAGATTATTCATTTTGTGGAAAAGAAGAAGAATTTAGAAGTTTATATTATATTTAAAAATGATAAAGGAGAAATAGAAGAAAGGTATTCGAAAGGATTTTCCGCTTTTTTTCTCAATAAAA
It includes:
- a CDS encoding porin family protein — its product is MKKYIAISMFCCSIAFSSMLNAQEIQPKFKYNNIKHAFTLGYNIGATAPFSLPNTIREIKSYAPLFTPSFGYQATYDLSSKWLMGVGFRVDVKGMKVTDSVQYFHTIISVDNGNGELGSFEGDFTGTNATISRNVYLTLPIFAGYRQGEWDFKFGMYFAYLLSAEFKGTVSEGYIRKGNSLGEKVLIERADFDFSREVRSFDLGAHVGVSRHFGKRWEADLTGQLGFNPVFPSSFRGVGYNLHNMYLTLGVAYQIW
- the map gene encoding type I methionyl aminopeptidase, yielding MIYKTDDEIELMEISAKLTSGTLAAIAAIIKPGMSTLDIDRYANEFIRDHGALPSFHNFGGFPFHICASVNDAIVHGFPNHQPLKEGDIVSIDVGAYKNGFHGDQAYTFIIGDVAEELIQLVKITKESLAKGIAQAIHGNRIGDIGYAIESHIVPYGYGLVRELVGHGLGRELHEGPDIPNYGQRGKGKMLKENLVIAIEPMINLGTEDNYTDEDGWTIRTADGKPSVHFEQDVCIKKNVPMILTDIEIIEKSEKANDNLNSSYY
- a CDS encoding FAD:protein FMN transferase; the protein is MYFKSWILLSISFFGLCSLTAARTEQTSYSPKSLQKIILSGPAQGTSYHITYFDYSETVSKSDIDSILKSIDLSMSIYHRESTINKFNNHNGGPIKLDPHFQKVMQASIYYNRITNGIFDITVAPLVQLWGFGPKQIKKFPDSTEIATTLLSVGMDKLIWKAPYLDKNNSTVSIDVNGIAQGYSVDVLAEFLERKDIKNYIVELGGEMRIKGKNLEGDYFKIGIERPTSDDNQHLKTEVVSIKSGALTTAGNFEKFMMNGQQKISHHVNPLTGYMFSSPIVSVTVYAKTAMEADALDNYFMALTADEIIHFVEKKKNLEVYIIFKNDKGEIEERYSKGFSAFFLNKTR
- a CDS encoding M13 family metallopeptidase, coding for MVNKKLWSILPIASLVFGCQSNNSSVQHKTDRTVFLDVSGMDTTVHPGDNFFMYANGQWLNKTVIPPSESGWGSFYTLNDENLQKLHGILEKAAQSNSKKGTDQQKVGDFYTSGMDTLTIEKLGVSPIAALLEKIDGLKSIEELIAYSADGFRDGDGDLFSFYIAADERMSNKNAATFVQGGLNLPEASYYLDQDDKAKKIREAYMNYLSKLFALAGKQATAKADAESVLKIETAIAKSHLSPVELRDPIKNYNKVAVTTFQKETPNLNWSDILKRLSIKTDTLLVQQPKFYVALNNLLKSEPLDTWKLKLKADLLNSSASALTKDFRDARFELYGKTLQGQKEQKERWKLMVSTVDNNLGEVIGKLFTEEYFKPEAKKRMLELVNNLEISYRDRIEKLDWMTAETKKKAIEKLQAFTKKIGYPDKWKDYSDVEVNKDTYYANLQSASRHAYKEMIDKMGKPVDKTEWLMTTPTVNAYYNPPYNEIVFPAGILQFPFFDANADDAINYGAIGAVIGHEMTHGFDDQGRQYDKEGNLKDWWTPEDATKFTTKANQVAALYNSFTLLDNQHVNGQLTLGENLADIGGLSIAFDAFKKTKQGQELNKIDGFTPDQRFFLSFAQVWRIKNSDERMQMRLKVDPHSPEEFRVNGPVYNMDAFYQAFNIPNTAKMYVAPEKRVSVW
- the rplU gene encoding 50S ribosomal protein L21, with the translated sequence MYAIVNIAGQQFKVAKDQFLFVHRLQGEEGASIEFDNVLLAEDGGKFTIGTPNVAGAKISAKILSHLKGDKVIVFKKKRRKGYKKKNGHRQQFTKIQITGITL
- a CDS encoding PCMD domain-containing protein, translating into MMRNWLFASLFLYGLMLQGCIKDAPLNPEADIETVVVDPHLLTGNIFVDQVNRTITLNLTNEAYESGISPLLILSKGASVKPASGTLIKFDADQDVVYDVTSESGENTKRYTVKVVNIGHWDFAFENWKSHSTDKYEYPVDEDGLQLWSSGNAGVALSGVPARSDAYPTRSTTDGYLGTKAAELVTIKGTPLSELIGIRLYAGSLFLGNFNASQAMLNPLKATEFGVPYKGLPKSFTGYYKYSAGPDFINKAGQIQPGVKDKCAIYAVLFNGPDRLNATNIMTSDQVIAMAELRDGSDKANFTRFDIPFVYKQQAVISKNLMMAIVTSSSAEGDQYRGAIGSRLVVDSLSIVPLL
- a CDS encoding formylglycine-generating enzyme family protein yields the protein MRKSLLALILLGFSSTSFAQQKVESYVQEIKGTKLKFDMIAIPAGVYKQGGTVKADEAPIHDVKIAPFWMGKYEVTWNLFEPFLYKDYEVTQSLDGKITPEVDAVTRPTKPYLDMTFGMGKEGHPALAMTHYNAIQFCKWLYVRTGEFYRLPTEAEWEYACRAGSDKAYGFGDDAAQLDQYAWHKGNSEGATHLVGTKKPNAWGLFDMHGNVSEWTFDQYIEDYYKQFDGKVADNPVAVPTTLYPNSVRGGSFDSEAVDLRSAARLASDPYWKQLDPQIPKSNWWFPEAPFVGMRLVRPVTPPSHEEIMAYYDKAPIKDY
- the rpmA gene encoding 50S ribosomal protein L27; the encoded protein is MAHKKGAGSSKNGRESHSKRLGIKIFGGQAAIAGNIIVRQRGTKHNPDLNVGIGKDHTLFALIDGKVVFRKKANNKSYVSVVPAEQA
- a CDS encoding Gfo/Idh/MocA family oxidoreductase, with protein sequence MEKFERRDFLKTTAAIAGGTVLSSMPLAGAFAAGSDVIKVALIGCGGRGTGATFDALNSGFNIKVVALADAFKDNLDSTYKTLKDKWQDKIDVPEQHKFVGFDAYKEAIKLADVVILTTPPGFRPIHFEEAVRQGKHVFMEKAVAVDVPGVRRILAAAEIAKQKKLNVVVGLQRRYQFNYKEGIQRIHDGAIGDVVAGQVYWNSGGVWVRPRKPGQTEMEYQMRNWYYFNWLCGDHIVEQHVHNIDIANWVKGAYPIRIQGTGSRAHRTGKEYGEIYDNFALELTYADNSVVYSQCAHFEGVTNRVDEQFQATKGRAYFSANGQAVLWDAKGNEVYRHDPKGNPNPYQQEHKELFEAVSKGEYKFANAEYGAYSSLTGILGRIACYTGKVVKWDAAIKSEIDLMPTNYAWDALPKILPNEEGFYPVAIPGQNTNLYI